The following proteins are co-located in the Tissierellales bacterium genome:
- the ablA gene encoding lysine 2,3-aminomutase translates to MRSYKDIDLWKDVDEKEWTDWKWQVRNRITDVETLKKIINITEKEEKEMGEVLEKFRMGITPYYASLMDPDDPNCPIRMQAIPTIMETYESVADMEDPLSEDEDSPVPGITHRYPDRVLFLITDQCSMYCRHCTRRRFAGQQDAGVPMDKIEKGIEYIKNTKEVRDVLLSGGDALLISDEKLEYIIKELRKIPHVEIIRIGSRTPVVMPMRITDDLVNMLKKYHPIWLNMHFNHPKELTKETEEAARKMADAGIPLGNQSVLLRGVNDSPKIMKDLVHSLVKMRIRPYYIYQCDLSMGIEHFRTKVSKGLEIMESLRGHTSGYAVPTFVVDAPGGGGKIPVMPNYLISMSPTKVVLRNYEGVITTYTEPQYIEEFSEEDFNSTGVAGILEGSEVRALEPKDLDRKNRKE, encoded by the coding sequence ATGAGGTCTTACAAGGATATCGACTTATGGAAAGATGTAGATGAAAAAGAATGGACGGATTGGAAATGGCAAGTTAGAAATAGAATTACTGATGTAGAGACTTTAAAGAAGATAATAAATATTACTGAAAAAGAAGAAAAAGAAATGGGAGAAGTTCTAGAAAAATTTAGAATGGGAATTACTCCTTATTATGCATCACTAATGGATCCTGATGATCCAAATTGTCCTATTAGGATGCAGGCAATACCTACTATTATGGAAACCTATGAATCTGTAGCAGATATGGAAGATCCACTAAGTGAAGATGAAGATTCACCAGTGCCAGGAATTACTCATAGATACCCTGATAGAGTACTATTTTTAATAACCGATCAGTGTTCTATGTATTGTAGACATTGTACTAGAAGAAGATTTGCAGGTCAACAAGATGCGGGAGTACCAATGGATAAAATAGAAAAGGGAATAGAATATATAAAAAATACCAAAGAAGTGCGAGATGTACTATTGTCAGGAGGAGATGCATTATTAATTTCTGATGAAAAATTAGAGTATATAATAAAAGAATTAAGGAAAATTCCTCATGTAGAAATAATAAGAATAGGTTCTCGTACACCGGTAGTTATGCCAATGAGAATTACTGATGATTTAGTAAATATGCTTAAGAAATACCATCCAATTTGGTTAAATATGCATTTTAATCATCCAAAAGAATTAACTAAAGAAACAGAAGAAGCAGCAAGGAAAATGGCAGATGCAGGAATACCTTTGGGTAATCAATCGGTATTATTAAGAGGGGTCAATGATAGTCCCAAAATAATGAAAGATTTAGTTCATAGTTTAGTGAAAATGAGAATTAGACCTTATTATATATATCAATGTGATTTATCTATGGGTATAGAACATTTTAGAACTAAAGTATCTAAAGGTTTAGAAATAATGGAATCTTTAAGAGGCCATACATCTGGTTATGCAGTGCCAACATTTGTAGTAGATGCACCAGGCGGTGGAGGCAAAATACCTGTAATGCCTAATTATTTAATTAGTATGTCACCAACTAAAGTAGTATTAAGAAATTATGAAGGAGTCATTACTACTTACACAGAACCCCAATATATAGAGGAATTTAGTGAAGAAGACTTTAACTCAACAGGAGTAGCGGGAATTCTTGAAGGTTCTGAAGTAAGGGCATTAGAACCAAAGGATTTAGATAGAAAGAATAGGAAGGAATGA